In the Arachis ipaensis cultivar K30076 chromosome B10, Araip1.1, whole genome shotgun sequence genome, one interval contains:
- the LOC107624382 gene encoding UDP-glycosyltransferase 83A1: MSTPTVLVLPSPTQGHVNPMMILSHKLVDHGCNIIFVNSDFNHKRVVRSMDNNNESSSPIKLVSISDGLGPDHDRVDLGELCDSMLRTMPSELEKLIEDLQMNEGIKVTCVVADVFMGWALEVASKMGIKGAFFWPTAASLFVLQYNASNLVADGILDSDGFPISEKPLWLSSCIPTMDIKVSWWLNMFDPFVGKQMFKYATHCMRNSNLTEWFLCNSTPELEPEAFSLLPNILSPIGPLLTPNNNNTISVGQFWEEDISCMSWLDQQPQCSVVYVAFGSHTLFNQTQFTELALALELTNRPFLWVVRQDPNCTNKVSLPPEFKGYKGKIIGWAPQKMVLSHPAIACFVSHCGWNSTIEALSNGVPLLCWPYFGDQFFNKNYICDALKVGMAFDSDENGMISRGEIKEKVDQLLSNENTRSRSHKLMEKLKHNMEEGSTSSTNLSRFFTWLKG, translated from the exons ATGAGCACCCCAACAGTGCTAGTTCTACCATCTCCAACTCAAGGGCATGTAAACCCCATGATGATCCTTTCACATAAGCTGGTTGATCATGGATGCAATATCATCTTTGTCAACTCAGACTTCAACCATAAGAGAGTAGTCAGATCCAtggacaacaacaatgaatcatCTTCACCAATAAAATTGGTGTCAATCTCAGATGGGTTGGGACCTGACCATGACAGAGTCGATCTAGGAGAGTTATGCGACTCCATGTTGAGGACCATGCCTTCAGAGCTTGAGAAGCTGATAGAAGATCTTCAAATGAACGAGGGCATTAAAGTAACTTGCGTTGTTGCTGATGTGTTCATGGGTTGGGCTTTGGAAGTTGCAAGCAAAATGGGAATCAAAGGTGCATTCTTTTGGCCTACGGCAGCATCACTGTTTGTGTTGCAGTATAACGCCTCCAACCTTGTTGCTGATGGCATCTTAGACTCTGATG GATTTCCAATCTCAGAAAAACCATTGTGGTTATCCTCTTGCATTCCAACTATGGATATTAAAGTCTCTTGGTGGCTAAATATGTTCGACCCGTTTGTTGGAAAGCAAATGTTTAAGTATGCGACGCATTGTATGCGTAATTCAAATTTGACCGAGTGGTTCCTCTGTAACAGCACACCAGAACTTGAACCTGAAGCATTTTCCTTATTACCAAACATATTATCTCCAATAGGTCCATTATTGACACCTAACAACAACAATACAATATCAGTAGGACAATTCTGGGAAGAAGATATATCTTGCATGAGTTGGTTAGATCAGCAACCTCAATGTTCTGTAGTTTATGTTGCTTTTGGAAGTCACACTCTCTTTAATCAAACACAATTTACAGAACTTGCACTTGCACTTGAACTTACCAATAGACCCTTTCTCTGGGTTGTGCGTCAAGATCCCAATTGCACCAATAAGGTGTCTCTCCCTCCCGAATTTAAGGGTTATAAAGGTAAAATAATTGGATGGGCTCCACAAAAGATGGTATTGAGCCACCCTGCCATAGCTTGTTTTGTGAGTCATTGCGGTTGGAATTCGACCATAGAAGCTTTGTCTAATGGGGTACCTCTCCTGTGTTGGCCATATTTTGGTGACCAGTTTTTCAATAAGAATTATATTTGTGATGCATTGAAAGTTGGAATGGCATTTGATTCGGATGAAAATGGAATGATCTCACGTGGAGAGATAAAAGAGAAAGTGGATCAGTTGCTTAGTAATGAGAACACAAGATCAAGGTCTCATAAGCTGATGGAAAAACTAAAGCACAACATGGAAGAAGGAAGTACTTCTTCAACGAACTTAAGCAGGTTTTTCACTTGGTTGAAAGGATAA
- the LOC107621397 gene encoding UDP-glycosyltransferase 83A1-like, with translation MLAMHCLRDSDNVTDWWLCNSTYELEPQAFSCVPNLLPVGPLSRTCDDNNKSVAPRSLGQFWEEDLSCMNWLDQQQNNSVVYVAFGSIALFDQKQFTELALGLELMNRPFLWVVRQDPNCENKIYFPDEFKGNRGKIVGWAPQQKVLSHPAIACFVSHCGWNSTVEGLTNGVRFLCWPYFADQFFNQRYICDVLKVGLGFDLDENGLISRGEIKAKVDQLLDDENTTPRSHKLMEKLKHNIGERGASSRNLNRFLTWLKH, from the coding sequence ATGTTAGCTATGCACTGCCTCCGAGATTCAGATAATGTAACTGACTGGTGGTTGTGCAATAGTACATATGAACTTGAACCACAAGCATTTTCTTGTGTGCCAAATTTATTGCCAGTAGGCCCATTATCCCGAACCTgtgatgataataataaaagtGTAGCTCCAAGATCCTTGGGACAATTCTGGGAAGAAGATTTGTCATGCATGAATTGGCTTGATCAACAACAAAACAATTCTGTTGTGTACGTAGCATTTGGTAGTATTGCTCTTTTCGACCAAAAACAATTTACTGAGCTAGCTCTTGGGCTTGAGCTGATGAACAGACCTTTCCTTTGGGTTGTTCGTCAAGATCCCAATTGCGAGAATAAGATATATTTTCCGGACGAATTTAAGGGGAATCGAGGTAAAATAGTTGGATGGGCTCCTCAACAGAAGGTGCTAAGCCACCCTGCCATAGCTTGTTTTGTAAGTCATTGTGGTTGGAATTCAACTGTGGAAGGTTTGACTAATGGAGTTCGCTTCTTGTGTTGGCCCTATTTTGCTGACCAATTTTTCAATCAAAGATACATTTGTGATGTATTAAAGGTTGGATTGGGATTTGATTTGGATGAAAATGGATTAATCTCACGTGGTGAGATTAAAGCCAAAGTGGATCAACTGCTTGATGATGAGAACACAACACCAAGGTCTCATAAGCTCATGgagaagttaaagcacaacattGGAGAAAGAGGTGCTTCTTCAAGGAACTTAAACAGGTTTCTTACTTGGTTGAAACATTGA
- the LOC110262463 gene encoding UDP-glycosyltransferase 83A1-like codes for MISTPTVLVIPYPAQGHVNPMMSFSHKLVDHGCNIIFVNSDFNHKRVVRSMENNNGSSSPIKLVSIPDGLGPEHDRVNLGELSVSILRTMPSKLEKLIEDLQMNEGIKVTCVVADVFMGWALEVAKKVGIKGAFFWPAAASMFVLQYNVPKLIADGILDTHGNLLILHFTNFFFL; via the coding sequence ATGATTAGCACTCCAACAGTACTAGTTATTCCATATCCAGCTCAGGGGCATGTAAACCCCATGATGAGCTTTTCACATAAGCTGGTTGATCATGGATGCAATATCATCTTTGTCAACTCAGACTTCAACCATAAGAGAGTGGTGAGATCCATGGAGAACAACAATGGTTCATCTTCACCAATAAAATTGGTGTCAATCCCAGATGGGTTGGGACCTGAACATGACAGAGTCAATTTAGGAGAGTTATCTGTTTCCATATTGAGGACCATGCCTTCAAAGCTTGAGAAGCTGATAGAAGATCTTCAAATGAATGAGGGCATTAAAGTAACTTGCGTTGTTGCTGATGTGTTCATGGGTTGGGCTTTGGAAGTTGCAAAGAAAGTGGGAATCAAAGGTGCATTCTTTTGGCCTGCGGCAGCATCAATGTTTGTGTTGCAGTATAACGTCCCCAAGCTTATTGCTGATGGCATCCTAGACACTCATGGTAATTTATTAATATTACATTTCACtaacttcttttttttataa
- the LOC107621395 gene encoding uncharacterized protein LOC107621395: MGLKLGLQLEKANKGTNIVLLSQMEPQNVKEALSDPSWVKAMDDELLEFEKNQVWTLVSRPSGKKVTRTKWIFRNKLGEDGSIARNKARLAAQRYDQEEGIDFDESFAPIEKCMRQFWASEERFSQSACSGLVALADFPRLA; this comes from the exons ATGGGGTTAAAACTCGGTCTTCAACTAGAAAAGGCAAATAAAGGGACAAATATTGTCcttctctctcaaatggagcctcaaaATGTCAAAGAAGCCCTcagtgacccttcttgggtaaaAGCAATGgatgatgagcttcttgagtttgagaAGAACCAAGTGTGGACCTTGGTTtcaaggccaagtggaaagaaagtgactagaaccaagtggatatttcggaACAAGTTAGGAGAAGATGgcagcattgcaagaaacaaggcaaggctagcGGCACAaagatatgaccaagaagaaggaattgaCTTTGATGAATCATTTGCCCCT atagagaagt gtatgagacaattctgggcaagtGAAGAGCGTTTCTCTCAATCAGCGTGTTCTGGACTTGTTGCACTTGCAGATTTTCCTAGGCTAGCCTAA